One stretch of Variovorax sp. TBS-050B DNA includes these proteins:
- a CDS encoding ABC transporter ATP-binding protein has translation MNDTKYIEIHGVEQAFKTPKGRFVALKGVNLNVAKGEFVTLIGHSGCGKSTLLNLIAGLTTPTEGALLCANKEIRGPGPERAVVFQNHSLLPWLTCFENVYLAVERVFAATEGKAQLRARTDAALAMVGLTAAAQKRPGEISGGMKQRVGIARALSMEPKVLLMDEPFGALDALTRAKLQDELLAIVQKTQSTVVMVTHDVDEAVLLSDRIVMLTNGPAATIGEVLAVDIPRPRSRVELAEDPAYVHARKAVIDFLYTRQAHVEKAAA, from the coding sequence ATGAACGACACCAAATACATCGAGATCCACGGCGTCGAGCAGGCCTTCAAGACGCCCAAGGGCCGCTTCGTCGCGCTGAAGGGCGTGAACCTGAACGTCGCCAAAGGCGAGTTCGTCACGCTGATCGGGCACTCGGGCTGCGGCAAGTCGACGCTGCTGAACCTGATCGCCGGGCTGACCACGCCCACGGAAGGCGCGCTGCTGTGCGCGAACAAGGAGATCCGGGGCCCGGGCCCGGAGCGCGCGGTGGTGTTCCAGAACCACTCGCTGCTGCCCTGGCTCACCTGCTTCGAGAACGTGTACCTCGCGGTCGAGCGCGTGTTCGCGGCCACCGAGGGCAAGGCGCAGCTGCGCGCACGCACGGACGCGGCGCTCGCGATGGTGGGCCTCACCGCCGCGGCGCAGAAGCGGCCCGGCGAGATCTCCGGCGGCATGAAGCAGCGCGTGGGCATCGCGCGCGCGCTGTCGATGGAACCCAAGGTGCTGCTGATGGACGAGCCCTTCGGCGCGCTGGATGCGCTCACGCGCGCCAAGCTCCAGGACGAACTGCTCGCCATCGTGCAGAAGACGCAGAGCACGGTGGTCATGGTCACGCACGACGTCGACGAGGCGGTGCTGCTGAGCGACCGCATCGTGATGCTCACCAACGGCCCGGCTGCGACCATCGGCGAAGTGCTGGCGGTGGACATCCCGCGCCCGCGCAGCCGCGTCGAGCTCGCCGAGGACCCGGCCTACGTGCACGCGCGCAAGGCCGTGATCGACTTCCTCTACACGCGCCAGGCGCACGTGGAGAAAGCCGCGGCCTGA
- the ntrB gene encoding nitrate ABC transporter permease, translating into MVSAVFHSPLDASRVASATTAAQAPAQPARGAMPAAAVQAPPPARAAAAASSVPRTRKTLDLRAFWMRVLPPLAGFSLLVLIWELVAMKSTTGFPSPLATWQQAVTVFGDPFYSKGPNDQGVGWNVLSSLQRVALGFGLAAAVGIPAGFAIGRFEFLSRMFNPLISLLRPVSPLAWLPIGLLVFKGANPAAIWTIFICSIWPMVINTAVGVQRVPTDYMNVARVLNLSEWKIFTRILFPAVLPYMLTGVRLAVGTAWLVIVAAEMLTGGVGIGFWVWDEWNNLNVANIIIAIFVIGIVGLVLEFALIRLATAFTFDEVKS; encoded by the coding sequence ATGGTCAGCGCCGTCTTCCACTCGCCGCTCGACGCCTCGCGCGTCGCTTCCGCCACCACCGCCGCGCAGGCCCCGGCGCAGCCGGCCCGCGGCGCCATGCCCGCCGCCGCCGTGCAGGCACCGCCGCCCGCGCGCGCTGCAGCGGCCGCCTCGAGCGTGCCGCGCACGCGCAAGACCCTCGACCTGCGCGCCTTCTGGATGCGCGTGCTGCCGCCGCTCGCGGGCTTTAGCCTGCTGGTGCTGATCTGGGAGCTGGTCGCGATGAAGAGCACCACCGGCTTCCCCTCGCCGCTCGCCACCTGGCAGCAGGCCGTGACGGTGTTCGGCGATCCGTTCTACAGCAAGGGGCCGAACGACCAGGGCGTGGGCTGGAACGTGCTCTCGTCGCTGCAGCGCGTGGCGCTGGGCTTCGGCCTCGCGGCCGCGGTCGGCATCCCGGCGGGCTTCGCGATCGGTCGCTTCGAGTTCCTCTCGCGCATGTTCAACCCGCTGATCAGCCTGCTGCGGCCGGTGTCGCCGCTGGCCTGGCTGCCGATCGGCCTGCTGGTGTTCAAGGGCGCCAACCCGGCCGCGATCTGGACCATCTTCATCTGCTCGATCTGGCCGATGGTGATCAACACCGCCGTCGGCGTGCAGCGCGTGCCCACCGACTACATGAACGTGGCCCGGGTGCTGAACCTCTCGGAGTGGAAGATCTTCACGCGCATCCTCTTCCCGGCCGTGCTGCCCTACATGCTGACGGGCGTGCGCCTGGCCGTCGGCACCGCCTGGCTGGTGATCGTCGCGGCCGAGATGCTGACGGGCGGCGTCGGCATCGGCTTCTGGGTGTGGGACGAGTGGAACAACCTCAACGTCGCCAACATCATCATCGCGATCTTCGTGATCGGCATCGTCGGGCTGGTGCTGGAGTTCGCGCTGATCCGGCTGGCGACGGCGTTCACCTTCGACGAAGTGAAAAGCTGA
- a CDS encoding CmpA/NrtA family ABC transporter substrate-binding protein, producing MTDPLKTRLSRRRILQAAALGAVGIDPALRAAVWAQGSDKPEKSEVKIGFIPLTDCASVVMASVLGFDKKYGVKIVPSKEASWAGVRDKLVNGELDMAHVLYGLVYGVHVGAGGPKKDMAVLMGLNRNGQAITLSKALADKGAVDAPSLAKLMAKEKREYTFAGTFPTSTHTMWLNYWLASAGISPVDDAKVIVVPPPQMVANMRVGNMDGFCVGEPWGQRAIMDKIGVTAITTQDIWRDHPEKVLGTRAEFVKANPNTCRAVMMAVLEAGKWIDANLQNKAKMAETVAEKSYVNTSADAINQRILGRYENGMGKTWDDPNHMKFFDDGAVNFPYLSDGMWFLTQHKRWGILKEHPDYLAVAKQINQIDMYKDVAGAMKVSVPKDPMRTSKLLDGVVWDGKDPKKYADSFKVHA from the coding sequence ATGACCGACCCGCTGAAAACCCGCCTCAGCCGCCGCCGCATCCTGCAAGCCGCCGCCCTCGGCGCGGTCGGCATCGATCCGGCCCTGCGCGCCGCCGTCTGGGCGCAGGGTTCCGACAAGCCCGAGAAGAGCGAGGTGAAGATCGGCTTCATCCCGCTGACCGACTGCGCGAGCGTGGTGATGGCCTCGGTGCTCGGCTTCGACAAGAAGTACGGCGTGAAGATCGTGCCCAGCAAGGAGGCCAGCTGGGCCGGCGTGCGCGACAAGCTGGTCAACGGCGAGCTCGACATGGCCCACGTGCTCTACGGCCTGGTCTACGGCGTGCACGTGGGCGCCGGCGGTCCGAAGAAGGACATGGCCGTGCTCATGGGACTGAACCGCAACGGCCAGGCCATCACGCTGTCGAAGGCGCTGGCCGACAAGGGCGCGGTGGACGCGCCTTCGCTCGCCAAGCTCATGGCGAAGGAGAAGCGCGAATACACCTTCGCCGGCACCTTTCCCACCAGCACCCACACCATGTGGCTCAACTACTGGCTGGCCTCCGCGGGCATCAGCCCGGTGGACGATGCCAAGGTGATCGTCGTGCCGCCGCCGCAGATGGTGGCCAACATGCGCGTGGGCAACATGGACGGCTTCTGCGTCGGCGAGCCCTGGGGCCAGCGCGCCATCATGGACAAGATCGGCGTGACCGCGATCACCACGCAGGACATCTGGCGGGACCATCCCGAGAAGGTGCTCGGCACGCGCGCCGAGTTCGTGAAGGCCAATCCCAACACCTGCCGCGCCGTGATGATGGCCGTGCTGGAGGCCGGCAAGTGGATCGACGCCAACCTCCAGAACAAGGCGAAGATGGCCGAGACGGTGGCCGAGAAGAGCTACGTCAACACCAGCGCGGACGCCATCAACCAGCGCATCCTCGGCCGCTACGAGAACGGCATGGGCAAGACCTGGGACGACCCCAACCACATGAAGTTCTTCGACGACGGCGCGGTCAACTTCCCGTACCTGTCGGACGGCATGTGGTTCCTCACGCAGCACAAGCGCTGGGGCATCCTGAAGGAACACCCCGACTACCTGGCGGTCGCGAAGCAGATCAACCAGATCGACATGTACAAGGACGTCGCCGGCGCGATGAAGGTCAGCGTGCCGAAGGATCCGATGCGCACCAGCAAGCTGCTCGACGGCGTGGTCTGGGACGGCAAGGACCCGAAGAAGTACGCCGATTCGTTCAAGGTCCACGCCTGA
- a CDS encoding nitrate regulatory protein, translating into MKSGLSFLIAARKCEIDELDQLARTSDLVGLIARLVHALQRERGMSNVFLASRGARFADQRDPQIAECLALEQAVRAGFDELEAEVRPAGAGNSARLFSRIAWVLPGLDGLPALRRRIGALELTPAQATAAFAKLVAGLLAVVFEAADGATDPEISRLLVAMFNFMQGKEFAGQERAFGAASLAVGRSGEAQQRQQWLHLIELQERCFQVFTDFSRGEVLALWHRTQSEAAMAEIERLRRMSVTSVQPPAAVPDPRLSQAWFDCCTRRIDAMKAVEDRLAADLRGLCAQKIAQAHGELQQYRQVLGTLQPQSEGASFFEDADTRAAEPAQYGRHLERSVLDMVREQSRRLQAMSDELETVRASLNERKLVERAKGLLMAHRRMSEDEAHKMLLQTAMNQKRRLVDVAESMLAMADYLPLPAAPRH; encoded by the coding sequence ATGAAATCCGGCCTCAGCTTCCTCATCGCCGCCAGAAAGTGCGAAATCGACGAGCTGGACCAGCTCGCGCGCACCAGCGACCTGGTCGGCCTGATCGCGCGCCTGGTCCATGCGCTGCAGCGCGAGCGCGGCATGTCGAACGTGTTCCTCGCCTCGCGCGGCGCACGCTTCGCCGACCAGCGCGATCCGCAGATCGCCGAATGCCTGGCGCTCGAGCAGGCGGTGCGCGCCGGTTTCGACGAACTGGAAGCCGAGGTGCGCCCCGCGGGCGCGGGCAACAGCGCGCGTCTGTTCAGCCGCATCGCCTGGGTGCTGCCGGGCCTGGACGGCCTGCCGGCCCTGCGGCGGCGCATCGGCGCGCTCGAACTCACGCCCGCGCAGGCCACCGCCGCCTTCGCGAAGCTCGTGGCCGGCCTGCTGGCGGTGGTGTTCGAGGCGGCCGACGGTGCGACCGACCCCGAGATCTCCCGCCTGCTGGTCGCGATGTTCAACTTCATGCAGGGCAAGGAATTCGCCGGCCAGGAGCGTGCCTTCGGCGCCGCGTCGCTGGCGGTCGGCCGCAGCGGCGAGGCGCAGCAGCGCCAGCAGTGGCTGCATCTGATCGAACTGCAGGAACGCTGCTTCCAGGTCTTCACCGACTTCTCGCGCGGCGAGGTGCTGGCGCTCTGGCACCGCACGCAGTCCGAGGCGGCGATGGCCGAGATCGAGCGCCTGCGCCGCATGAGCGTCACTTCGGTACAGCCGCCCGCCGCCGTACCCGATCCGCGGCTGAGCCAGGCCTGGTTCGACTGCTGCACGCGCCGCATCGATGCGATGAAGGCGGTGGAAGACCGCCTGGCCGCGGACCTGCGCGGGCTCTGTGCGCAGAAGATCGCCCAGGCGCACGGCGAGCTGCAGCAGTACCGGCAGGTGCTCGGCACGCTCCAGCCGCAGTCCGAGGGCGCGAGCTTCTTCGAGGATGCCGACACCCGCGCCGCCGAGCCCGCCCAGTACGGCCGGCATCTGGAGCGCTCGGTGCTCGACATGGTCCGGGAGCAGTCGCGCCGGCTGCAGGCCATGAGCGACGAACTCGAAACCGTCCGGGCTTCCCTCAACGAGCGCAAGCTGGTCGAACGCGCCAAGGGCCTGCTGATGGCGCACCGCCGCATGAGCGAGGACGAGGCCCACAAGATGCTGCTGCAGACCGCCATGAACCAGAAGCGCCGGCTCGTCGACGTGGCCGAGTCGATGCTCGCGATGGCCGACTACCTGCCCCTGCCGGCCGCGCCGCGGCACTGA
- the tsaD gene encoding tRNA (adenosine(37)-N6)-threonylcarbamoyltransferase complex transferase subunit TsaD, whose translation MLLLGIESSCDETGVALVEAHGRALPLLKAHALHSQIAMHQAYGGVVPELASRDHIRRVLPLTDSVMKEAGRSLAEIDVVAYTRGPGLAGALLVGAGVACALGAALGKPVLGVHHLEGHLLSPFLSADPPEFPFVALLVSGGHTQLMQVDGVGRYELLGETIDDAAGEAFDKSAKLMGLPYPGGPWLAKLAETGDAAAFKLPRPLLHSGDLDFSFAGLKTAVLTQAKKLGDALEARKADLAASTQAAIVEVLLKKSLAALDRTGLKRLVVAGGVGANRSLREQLNAACARRRVRVHYPELHLCTDNGAMIAMAAAMRLQSGLSQANARYAFDVKPRWPMASLATPESPPLPA comes from the coding sequence ATGCTCTTGTTGGGAATCGAATCCTCCTGCGACGAGACCGGCGTGGCGCTGGTCGAGGCGCATGGCCGCGCGCTGCCGCTCCTGAAGGCCCACGCGCTGCACAGCCAGATCGCCATGCATCAGGCGTATGGCGGCGTGGTGCCCGAGCTCGCGAGCCGGGACCACATCCGCCGCGTGCTGCCGCTGACCGACAGCGTGATGAAGGAGGCAGGGCGGTCGCTGGCGGAAATCGACGTGGTGGCCTACACGCGCGGCCCCGGCCTCGCGGGTGCGCTGCTCGTGGGCGCGGGCGTGGCCTGTGCGCTCGGCGCGGCGCTCGGCAAGCCGGTGCTCGGCGTGCACCACCTCGAGGGGCATCTGCTGTCGCCGTTCCTGAGCGCCGATCCGCCCGAATTCCCGTTCGTCGCGCTGCTCGTCTCGGGCGGCCACACCCAGCTGATGCAGGTGGACGGCGTGGGCCGCTACGAACTGCTCGGCGAAACCATCGACGACGCGGCCGGCGAGGCCTTCGACAAGAGCGCCAAGCTCATGGGCCTGCCGTACCCCGGCGGCCCCTGGCTCGCCAAGCTCGCCGAAACGGGCGATGCCGCGGCCTTCAAGCTGCCGCGGCCGCTGCTGCACAGCGGCGACCTCGACTTCTCGTTCGCGGGACTCAAGACCGCGGTGCTGACGCAGGCCAAGAAGCTCGGCGATGCGCTCGAGGCGCGCAAGGCCGACCTCGCGGCCTCCACGCAGGCGGCGATCGTCGAGGTGCTGCTGAAGAAGTCGCTCGCGGCGCTCGACCGGACGGGCCTGAAGCGGCTCGTCGTGGCCGGCGGGGTGGGGGCGAACCGCAGCCTGCGCGAGCAGCTGAATGCCGCCTGCGCCAGGCGCCGCGTGCGCGTGCACTATCCCGAGCTGCACCTGTGCACCGACAACGGCGCCATGATCGCGATGGCCGCCGCCATGCGGCTGCAGTCGGGGCTCTCGCAGGCGAACGCGCGCTACGCCTTCGACGTCAAACCGCGATGGCCCATGGCTTCGCTGGCGACGCCGGAGTCGCCGCCGCTGCCGGCGTAG
- a CDS encoding alpha/beta hydrolase-fold protein: MITHLKSAKDNERSDTLLVFLPGAYLKPDEFEREGFISAVRERHLAADALLVDADVSYYYDQTLSERLHADVIEPQRALGYKSIWLVGISIGGFGALIHELSKPGSVDGIVALAPYLGRRILGAEILKAGGLRTWQAPAGPQPDEEPDRKLWPWFQQYLEPQKSKNLPQLYLGFGLSDRFASNHKLLADALPEGRVFTTEGGHDWPQWRQLWRNVLDVLPLPSLGRARPAGATPAAAATPASPAKPWAIAV; this comes from the coding sequence ATGATCACGCACCTCAAGTCAGCCAAAGACAATGAACGGTCCGACACGCTCCTGGTCTTCCTGCCCGGCGCCTACCTGAAACCGGACGAGTTCGAACGCGAAGGATTCATCAGCGCGGTGCGCGAGCGCCATCTGGCTGCCGATGCGCTGCTGGTGGATGCCGACGTGTCCTACTACTACGACCAGACGCTGAGCGAACGCCTGCATGCCGACGTCATCGAGCCGCAGCGGGCCCTCGGCTACAAGTCGATCTGGCTGGTCGGCATCTCCATCGGCGGCTTCGGCGCGCTGATCCATGAACTCTCCAAGCCGGGCTCGGTCGACGGCATCGTCGCCCTCGCCCCCTACCTCGGCAGACGCATCCTCGGCGCCGAGATCCTCAAGGCCGGCGGGCTGCGCACCTGGCAGGCGCCCGCGGGCCCGCAGCCCGACGAGGAACCCGACCGCAAGCTGTGGCCCTGGTTCCAGCAATATCTCGAACCGCAGAAATCGAAGAACCTGCCGCAGCTGTACCTCGGCTTCGGCCTGAGCGACCGCTTCGCGAGCAACCACAAGCTGCTCGCGGACGCGCTGCCCGAAGGCCGGGTCTTCACCACCGAGGGCGGCCACGACTGGCCGCAGTGGCGGCAGCTCTGGCGCAACGTGCTCGACGTGCTGCCGCTGCCCTCGCTCGGACGCGCCCGCCCGGCCGGCGCTACGCCGGCAGCGGCGGCGACTCCGGCGTCGCCAGCGAAGCCATGGGCCATCGCGGTTTGA
- a CDS encoding Hsp20/alpha crystallin family protein — protein sequence MFFAPTLRTARFAPRAYDRAFERFVADAFSTVQRSPLVEQDDKSWTLSIDVPGLSREDLTIGIEGAVVRIESKAEAKRQLKAAYELPQDIDVSASDARLENGVLTLKLGKQVPVSQVSQLQIN from the coding sequence ATGTTCTTCGCCCCCACCCTTCGCACCGCCCGCTTCGCACCGCGCGCCTACGACCGTGCCTTCGAGCGCTTCGTCGCCGATGCGTTCTCGACCGTGCAGCGCTCGCCGCTCGTCGAACAGGACGACAAGAGCTGGACCCTCTCGATCGACGTGCCCGGCCTCTCGCGCGAAGATCTCACGATCGGCATCGAGGGCGCCGTGGTCCGCATCGAAAGCAAGGCCGAAGCCAAGCGCCAGCTCAAGGCCGCCTACGAGCTGCCGCAGGACATCGACGTGAGCGCCAGCGATGCCCGGCTCGAGAACGGCGTGCTCACGCTGAAGCTCGGCAAGCAGGTCCCCGTGAGCCAGGTCTCGCAATTGCAGATCAACTGA